A genomic region of Miscanthus floridulus cultivar M001 chromosome 3, ASM1932011v1, whole genome shotgun sequence contains the following coding sequences:
- the LOC136547244 gene encoding DNA-directed RNA polymerases II, IV and V subunit 9A-like, whose protein sequence is MSTLKFCGECNNMLYPREDKETRTLLYACQSCEHEEIATDTCVYKRVIRKPVGEPKDVLKNAATDPSLPRTRSVRCYNCNHPEAAFFQAPTSGEQAMTLYFICCNPSCGHRWRD, encoded by the exons ATGAGCACTCTCAAGTTCTGCGGCGAATG CAACAACATGCTGTACCCGCGGGAGGACAAGGAGACGCGCACCCTCCTCTACGCGTGCCAATCTTGCGAGCATGAG GAGATTGCCACTGATACTTGTGTGTACAAAAGGGTTATCCGTAAGCCTGTTGGTGAACCCAAAGATGTCCTGAAGAATGCAGCAACTGATCCTAGTCTGCCTCGCACCAGAAGTGTTAGATGTTACAACTGCAACCATCCAGAAGCTGCTTTTTTTCAG GCCCCAACTTCGGGAGAGCAAGCCATGACACTGTACTTCATCTGCTGCAACCCAAGCTGCGGCCACAGGTGGAGGGACTGA
- the LOC136547246 gene encoding protein TIFY 10b-like, protein MAASARPGERATSFAVACSLLSRFVRQNGAAAAELGLGIKGEVEQQRMPATINLLPGTEGEEAERRKETMELFPQSAGFGVKDAAAPREQENKEKPKQLTIFYGGKVLVFDDFPADKAKDLMQLASKGSPVVQNVVLPQPSAPTAITDKAVPAPVIKPAAQADAKKPARTNASDMPIMRKASLHRFLEKRKDRLNAKAPYQTSPSDAAPVKKEPESQPWLGLGPNAVKSNLSLS, encoded by the exons ATGGCGGCGTCCGCGAGGCCAGGGGAGAGGGCGACCAGCTTCGCCGTCGCGTGCAGCCTCCTCAGCCGCTTCGTCCGCCAGAACGGCGCCGCGGCCGCCGAGCTAGGCCTCGGGATCAAAG gcGAGGTCGAGCAGCAGAGGATGCCGGCGACAATTAACTTGCTCCCCGGAACGGAGGGCGAGGAGgccgagaggaggaaggagaccaTGGAGCTGTTCCCGCAGAGCGCCGGGTTCGGCGTCAAGGATGCTGCTGCCCCTAG GGAGCAAGAAAATAAAGAGAAGCCTAAGCAGCTCACAATCTTCTATGGCGGGAAGGTGCTGGTGTTTGATGATTTCCCTGCCGACAAGGCAAAGGACCTGATGCAGCTGGCCAGCAAGGGCAGCCCTGTGGTACAGAACGTTGTTTTGCCTCAACCTTCTGCACCTACTGCTATCACCGACAAGGCAGTGCCTGCCCCGGTCATCAAGCCTGCTGCTCAGGCTGATGCTAAGAAGCCTGCTCGCACAAATGCTTCTG ATATGCCTATTATGAGGAAGGCGTCTCTTCACCGCTTCCTTGAGAAGAGAAAGGATCG TCTCAATGCAAAGGCACCATATCAAACTTCTCCTTCTGATGCGGCACCAGTGAAGAAGGAGCCCGAGAGCCAGCCATGGCTTGGACTAGGACCGAATGCCGTGAAGTCCAACCTGAGCCTTAGCTAG